Proteins encoded together in one uncultured Desulfosarcina sp. window:
- a CDS encoding ABC transporter ATP-binding protein — protein sequence MGTADEIKEEDALLELEDIHMHFGKVAALSGIDLTIRKGEIHSVIGPNGAGKTVMMNIISGLYRPQKGAIRYKGRSINSLKPYERAKLGMARTFQKVEVFGGMTVLDNIRLGRHVHYRSGILNGALYLGRTKKEEIEHRTFIEEEIIDLLEIEQIRHKPVGMLPYGLQKRVELGRALALEPELLILDEPLAGLNLEEVEDMARFILDVNEEKRWRVTCLLVEHDMGVVMDLSNRVFVLNFGNMIMDGTPSEVQNNPEVIKAYLGEEDLYATRA from the coding sequence TTGGGAACCGCAGATGAGATCAAAGAGGAGGATGCCCTTCTCGAGCTTGAAGACATCCATATGCACTTTGGGAAAGTGGCGGCCCTGTCCGGGATCGATCTGACCATCCGCAAAGGTGAGATTCATTCCGTTATCGGACCAAACGGGGCCGGCAAGACGGTAATGATGAACATCATCAGCGGCCTTTACCGCCCCCAGAAGGGCGCCATCCGCTACAAGGGCCGTTCCATCAATTCGCTCAAGCCCTATGAGCGGGCCAAGCTGGGCATGGCCCGCACGTTTCAGAAGGTCGAGGTGTTCGGCGGCATGACGGTGCTGGACAACATCCGGCTGGGCCGGCATGTCCACTACCGCTCGGGCATTTTGAACGGCGCCCTTTATCTGGGGAGAACCAAGAAAGAGGAGATCGAACACCGGACCTTCATCGAGGAGGAGATCATCGACCTGCTGGAGATCGAACAGATCCGGCACAAACCGGTCGGCATGCTCCCCTATGGGCTGCAGAAACGGGTCGAACTGGGGCGGGCCCTGGCCCTGGAACCGGAATTGCTCATTCTGGACGAACCTCTGGCCGGTCTCAATCTCGAAGAAGTCGAGGATATGGCCCGCTTCATCCTCGATGTGAACGAAGAAAAACGGTGGCGGGTGACCTGCCTGCTGGTCGAGCATGACATGGGTGTCGTCATGGACCTGTCCAATCGGGTGTTTGTTCTGAATTTCGGCAATATGATCATGGATGGCACCCCTTCGGAAGTCCAGAACAATCCGGAAGTGATCAAAGCCTATCTGGGTGAAGAGGATCTGTATGCAACACGCGCATAA
- a CDS encoding response regulator: MRNYRILLVDDDPFILTGIGKDLESSGYDVTPAKSGERAIELMENGHFDMVITDLVMDRVDGIDVLKTAKANNPETMVLILTGYGDMESAIDALRLDADDYLLKPCEPDEMKLRVSRYFERLELKRKLRLYETMLPVCCVCKKIRDDSGREPGTGKWMTVEQYIWEKAGISPTSTYCPECAAAAKKEIGIE, encoded by the coding sequence ATGCGCAACTATCGCATCCTGCTGGTCGACGACGATCCATTCATTCTGACCGGCATCGGCAAGGATCTCGAGAGCAGCGGCTACGACGTTACACCGGCAAAGAGCGGGGAGCGAGCCATCGAACTGATGGAAAACGGCCATTTCGATATGGTGATAACGGACCTGGTGATGGACCGGGTCGACGGCATCGATGTGCTAAAGACCGCCAAGGCGAATAATCCGGAAACCATGGTCCTCATTCTCACCGGTTATGGGGATATGGAGTCGGCCATCGACGCCCTCAGGCTGGATGCTGACGATTATCTGCTCAAACCCTGCGAACCCGACGAGATGAAGCTGCGGGTGTCCCGCTATTTCGAGCGCCTGGAACTGAAGCGCAAGCTCAGGCTGTACGAAACGATGCTGCCCGTCTGCTGTGTCTGTAAAAAAATCCGTGATGACAGCGGCCGGGAGCCGGGCACCGGAAAATGGATGACGGTAGAGCAATACATTTGGGAAAAGGCGGGGATATCCCCGACCTCTACCTATTGTCCCGAATGTGCCGCTGCCGCCAAAAAAGAGATCGGCATCGAATAG
- a CDS encoding HPr family phosphocarrier protein — translation MDDIKSRTLIIVNDLGLHARSAAKLAKLAEEAAKGVWIQKNGETADATSMLDIMTLACPKGTEITVRIEDEADMDTLERIAALIRSGFGEDS, via the coding sequence ATGGATGACATTAAATCCAGAACCTTGATCATTGTCAATGACCTGGGGCTGCATGCCAGGTCGGCGGCCAAACTGGCCAAACTGGCCGAAGAGGCCGCCAAAGGGGTTTGGATACAGAAAAACGGGGAAACGGCGGATGCGACGTCCATGCTGGACATCATGACCCTGGCCTGCCCCAAAGGGACCGAAATTACCGTCCGTATTGAAGACGAAGCGGATATGGACACGCTGGAACGCATCGCCGCATTGATTCGTTCCGGGTTTGGAGAAGATTCGTAA
- the smpB gene encoding SsrA-binding protein SmpB, which translates to MGKHSIKLVAENRKARHDYIIEDRYEAGIALVGTEVKSLRMGKANLKDSYARIKNGEVFVYQMHIGAYPFAYYNNHDPLRPRKLLLHKHEIKKLYGKVNEKGYALVPLKLYFKDGKAKLDLALARGKQSHDKRETIRRRDQKRELERERKNNR; encoded by the coding sequence GTGGGCAAGCATTCGATCAAACTGGTGGCTGAAAACCGCAAGGCCCGCCACGATTACATCATCGAAGACCGCTACGAAGCCGGGATCGCGCTGGTGGGCACCGAGGTGAAATCCCTGAGAATGGGCAAGGCCAACCTCAAGGATTCCTACGCCCGGATCAAAAACGGAGAGGTTTTCGTTTACCAGATGCATATCGGGGCATACCCGTTTGCCTATTACAACAATCATGATCCACTGCGCCCGAGAAAGCTCCTGCTGCACAAGCATGAAATCAAAAAGCTCTACGGCAAGGTCAATGAAAAGGGATACGCGCTCGTACCGTTGAAACTCTATTTCAAAGACGGCAAGGCCAAGCTCGATCTGGCATTGGCCAGGGGCAAGCAGAGTCATGACAAACGGGAAACCATTCGGCGACGCGACCAGAAGCGGGAGCTGGAGCGGGAACGAAAGAACAATCGCTGA
- a CDS encoding TIGR00730 family Rossman fold protein, whose product MEKQFLIDDLKLGESWRLFKIMGEFVEGVEGLHDLGPAISIFGSSRTRPDDPQYKKAREIASRFVKEGFAVITGGGGGIMEAANKGAAEAGGTSVGLNIHLPLEQKPNPFANIQIEFKYFFIRKVMFIKYASAYVAMPGGFGTLDELFEVITLVQTQRIRPFPIILVGTDHWGGLLDWIRGQLLARQLISPKDLDIVQVLDEPEEVFAAVSSVLTP is encoded by the coding sequence TTGGAAAAACAATTTTTGATCGACGACCTGAAGCTGGGAGAATCCTGGCGGCTGTTCAAAATCATGGGAGAATTCGTGGAGGGCGTCGAGGGGCTTCACGATCTGGGACCGGCGATCAGCATTTTCGGGTCCTCAAGAACCCGGCCCGACGATCCGCAATACAAAAAAGCCCGGGAAATCGCATCCCGCTTCGTCAAAGAAGGGTTTGCCGTGATCACCGGGGGCGGCGGCGGCATCATGGAGGCGGCCAACAAAGGCGCTGCGGAAGCCGGCGGCACCTCCGTAGGCCTGAATATTCACCTGCCCTTGGAACAAAAACCCAACCCCTTTGCCAATATTCAGATCGAATTCAAATACTTTTTTATTCGCAAGGTCATGTTTATCAAATATGCGTCCGCCTATGTGGCCATGCCCGGCGGCTTCGGGACCCTGGACGAGCTTTTCGAAGTGATCACCCTGGTCCAGACCCAGCGAATCCGACCCTTTCCCATCATCCTGGTGGGAACCGATCACTGGGGCGGGCTGCTGGACTGGATTCGCGGCCAGCTGCTGGCCCGACAGCTTATCTCTCCCAAAGACCTGGATATTGTCCAGGTCCTGGACGAGCCCGAAGAGGTTTTCGCTGCCGTCAGCAGCGTTTTGACGCCCTGA
- a CDS encoding PAS domain S-box protein produces the protein MPLQPGSDPQSADPAVKRQNASLRALHETALGLLDKIDTEELLETIIERAADLAGTAHGYIYLLSPEAQVMEMRVGKGLFAGHLGLTVRKGQGMGGTVWQTESPQLVSDYRSWPGRLHDPSLDRLRCIVGIPLKSDHQVQGVIGLAHVEPGRQFDEEDITVLERFAALALLALEKATLYSTVTRELAERKKAEARIRESERLYRSFLESSPDPIVVYNMQGIATYINPAFEQTFGQSRHELLGKQIDFVPEECWPETKAAIDRMLSGGKITMFETKRLAKNGQVLDVQISSTLFKGQNGRPTGNIVTLRDISDRKRAEEALQQYHDQLEELVQERTAELADANRRLKQQIEERKRAEAALRAQSDHLEEVNTALRVLLKKREEDKREMQENVLSSVKELVAPYLMRLKRGRLEPHQQTLIEILQSNLDNIISPFISRLSSRYLNFTPAEIRVANLIKEGKTNKEIAELLLISKNTVLFHRHHIRTKLGLKNKKINLRTHLLSYEE, from the coding sequence TTGCCACTGCAACCCGGTTCCGATCCACAATCCGCCGATCCTGCCGTCAAGCGCCAGAACGCGTCTTTGCGGGCGCTGCATGAAACCGCCTTGGGGCTTCTGGATAAAATCGACACCGAAGAACTGCTCGAGACGATCATCGAAAGGGCGGCCGATCTCGCCGGTACGGCCCACGGCTATATCTACCTGCTTTCACCCGAGGCGCAGGTGATGGAAATGCGTGTGGGCAAAGGACTTTTCGCCGGGCATCTGGGGTTGACCGTGCGCAAGGGCCAGGGAATGGGCGGGACGGTCTGGCAGACGGAGAGCCCCCAACTGGTCAGCGACTACCGCAGCTGGCCGGGACGCCTGCACGATCCATCCCTGGACCGGCTGCGCTGCATCGTCGGAATTCCGCTGAAATCCGACCATCAGGTACAGGGGGTCATCGGTCTGGCCCATGTGGAGCCCGGCCGGCAGTTCGACGAAGAAGATATCACCGTCCTGGAACGCTTTGCCGCCCTGGCCCTGCTGGCGCTGGAAAAAGCCACCCTGTACAGCACGGTCACCCGGGAACTGGCCGAACGGAAAAAAGCGGAAGCCCGCATCCGCGAAAGCGAACGACTGTACCGATCCTTTCTCGAATCCTCCCCGGACCCCATCGTGGTTTACAACATGCAGGGCATCGCGACCTATATCAACCCCGCCTTCGAACAGACCTTCGGCCAATCCCGACATGAATTGCTGGGCAAGCAGATCGATTTCGTGCCGGAAGAGTGCTGGCCGGAAACCAAGGCCGCCATCGACCGCATGCTCAGCGGCGGCAAAATCACCATGTTCGAAACCAAACGCCTGGCCAAAAACGGCCAGGTGCTGGACGTCCAGATCAGCTCGACCCTGTTCAAGGGTCAAAACGGCCGGCCGACGGGCAACATCGTCACCCTCCGGGATATCAGCGACCGCAAAAGGGCGGAAGAAGCCCTCCAGCAGTATCACGACCAATTGGAAGAACTCGTTCAGGAGCGAACGGCGGAACTGGCCGACGCGAACCGCCGCCTGAAGCAGCAGATCGAGGAGCGCAAGCGGGCCGAAGCGGCCTTGCGGGCCCAGTCCGACCATTTGGAGGAGGTGAACACGGCGCTGCGGGTGCTGCTGAAAAAGCGGGAAGAGGACAAACGCGAAATGCAGGAAAACGTTCTTTCCAGCGTCAAGGAGCTGGTCGCGCCTTACCTGATGCGGTTGAAAAGGGGACGACTGGAACCCCATCAGCAGACATTGATCGAGATTCTGCAGTCCAATCTCGACAATATCATTTCGCCGTTTATCAGCAGGCTCTCTTCCCGATACCTGAATTTCACGCCCGCGGAAATCCGTGTGGCCAATCTCATCAAGGAAGGCAAGACCAACAAGGAAATTGCCGAATTATTATTGATTTCAAAGAATACCGTTCTGTTCCACCGGCACCATATCCGTACCAAGCTCGGGCTGAAAAACAAGAAAATCAACCTCAGGACCCATCTCTTGTCCTACGAGGAGTAG
- the ptsP gene encoding phosphoenolpyruvate--protein phosphotransferase produces the protein MENQDANEVILKGIGGSPGICIGKAYLVDKEGVDVVKQYVVRDEAVPAEVGRFKTAVKKAQEALRRIIDETPEEFRQHAQILETHTVLLEDKLLYDRTIEVIEKEKVNAEWALKKVVSLVKPMFENMSDDYLKQRAEDITHVSDRIMENLVGADQVNIAHIDKRVILVARDLSPAETSQIQLERIKGFVTNRGGRASHTSIIAQTLQIPAVLGVGNATMKIKNDDIIVVDGKAGIVVINPTEQTLLETEERRERYEIQKALMVRKSHLPAQTKDGVRIPVMGNIELPEEVVSVLDHGGDGIGLYRTEFQYLSRSDFPGEDILFENYKDVIDVMGDRPVTIRTLDINGDKAVNYIRDNRELNPALGLRAIRYCLKKPEIFKTQLRAILRAAAHGNVRILIPMISGISEVEQAMALLDDAADSLIQQGIAHKRDVPVGIMIEVPSAVITADTLAEKVDFFSIGTNDLIQYTLAIDRNNRHVAHLHKPLHPAILWMIKRTCDAAREKGIQTDMCGEMAADPLFAPLLLGLGVDELSMNPQAIPMVKSAIRSIDTETIAPFIEKAMAMTTCEEVQDLLERSFGETVGRPEPDHEEL, from the coding sequence ATGGAAAATCAGGACGCCAACGAGGTCATCCTGAAAGGTATCGGCGGATCCCCGGGGATCTGCATCGGAAAAGCCTACCTCGTAGACAAAGAGGGCGTGGACGTCGTCAAACAGTACGTGGTCCGGGATGAAGCCGTACCCGCCGAAGTGGGGCGCTTCAAGACGGCGGTCAAAAAAGCCCAGGAGGCGCTGCGCCGGATTATCGACGAAACGCCCGAAGAGTTTCGCCAGCATGCCCAGATATTGGAAACCCACACGGTTCTGCTGGAAGACAAGCTGCTGTACGACCGAACCATCGAGGTGATTGAAAAAGAAAAGGTCAATGCCGAGTGGGCGCTCAAGAAAGTGGTCTCCCTGGTCAAGCCCATGTTCGAGAACATGTCCGACGACTACCTCAAGCAGCGGGCCGAAGACATCACCCATGTGTCGGACCGCATCATGGAAAACCTGGTGGGTGCGGATCAGGTGAATATCGCCCATATCGACAAGCGGGTGATCCTGGTGGCGCGGGACCTGAGCCCGGCTGAGACCAGCCAGATCCAGCTGGAACGGATCAAGGGATTCGTCACCAATCGCGGCGGGCGGGCGTCCCACACCAGCATCATTGCCCAGACCCTTCAGATTCCTGCCGTTCTGGGCGTTGGCAATGCCACCATGAAAATAAAAAACGACGATATTATCGTTGTGGACGGCAAGGCCGGCATCGTCGTGATCAACCCCACCGAGCAGACCCTGCTGGAAACCGAGGAGCGCCGGGAACGGTACGAAATCCAAAAGGCGCTGATGGTCCGCAAGAGCCACCTGCCCGCCCAGACCAAGGACGGCGTCCGCATCCCGGTGATGGGCAACATCGAGCTTCCCGAAGAGGTCGTCTCGGTGCTGGACCATGGCGGCGACGGCATCGGATTGTACCGTACGGAGTTCCAATATCTCAGCCGGTCGGATTTTCCCGGCGAGGATATCCTTTTCGAGAATTACAAAGACGTGATCGACGTGATGGGGGATCGGCCGGTAACCATCCGGACCCTGGACATCAATGGCGACAAGGCGGTGAATTACATCCGCGACAACCGGGAACTCAACCCGGCGCTGGGACTCAGGGCGATCCGGTATTGCCTCAAGAAGCCCGAAATTTTCAAAACCCAGCTGCGCGCCATCTTAAGGGCCGCCGCCCATGGCAACGTCCGGATCCTCATCCCCATGATCTCGGGCATATCGGAGGTCGAGCAGGCCATGGCATTGCTGGACGATGCAGCCGACAGCCTGATTCAGCAGGGGATCGCTCACAAGCGGGACGTCCCCGTCGGGATTATGATCGAGGTCCCCTCGGCCGTGATCACCGCCGATACCCTGGCGGAAAAGGTCGATTTTTTCAGCATCGGCACCAACGACCTGATCCAGTATACCCTGGCCATCGATCGCAACAACCGGCATGTGGCCCACCTTCACAAGCCGCTGCACCCGGCCATCTTGTGGATGATCAAACGAACCTGCGATGCGGCCAGGGAAAAGGGCATCCAGACGGACATGTGCGGTGAAATGGCCGCGGATCCGCTCTTTGCACCCCTTTTGCTGGGGTTGGGCGTGGATGAACTGAGCATGAACCCCCAGGCCATCCCCATGGTAAAAAGCGCCATTCGGTCGATCGATACCGAAACGATCGCTCCTTTCATCGAAAAGGCAATGGCCATGACAACCTGCGAAGAGGTTCAGGATCTGCTCGAGCGTTCTTTCGGTGAAACGGTCGGGAGGCCCGAACCCGACCATGAGGAGCTGTAG
- a CDS encoding DUF2062 domain-containing protein, with protein sequence MKGIPGIAVRSVYRASPVGAPLAAMKSTRIPYKKKPPVFTGPRARFVQMLVRLRQLEGNPHHLALGMAVGIFVSTLPIIPFQTLVAVCLAFIVRGSKSAAFLGTWLSNPLTIPLVYYVNYKVGCVLLRYQATLDSIAFDSFSQLMELGVEVATAMMVGGAVIGAVLGVAAYFLTLRGFISIRRQSRHKKNAAGPGAGS encoded by the coding sequence ATGAAGGGCATCCCCGGTATCGCGGTCCGCAGCGTGTACCGGGCCTCGCCCGTTGGAGCGCCTCTGGCGGCCATGAAATCAACGCGCATCCCTTATAAAAAAAAGCCCCCGGTGTTTACGGGGCCCAGGGCCCGGTTCGTCCAGATGCTGGTCAGGCTGCGCCAGCTGGAGGGCAACCCGCATCACCTTGCTTTGGGAATGGCGGTGGGCATTTTTGTTTCCACCCTGCCCATCATTCCGTTTCAAACCCTTGTCGCCGTTTGTCTGGCCTTCATTGTTCGGGGAAGCAAATCGGCGGCGTTTCTGGGCACCTGGTTGAGCAACCCATTGACCATACCGTTGGTTTATTACGTCAATTACAAAGTGGGATGTGTCCTGCTGCGCTACCAGGCCACCCTGGACAGCATCGCTTTCGACTCGTTTTCCCAGTTGATGGAACTGGGGGTCGAGGTGGCCACGGCCATGATGGTCGGCGGCGCCGTGATCGGCGCTGTGCTGGGTGTGGCGGCCTATTTCTTGACCCTGCGCGGTTTTATCTCTATCCGGCGCCAGTCCCGTCACAAGAAAAACGCCGCAGGGCCGGGAGCCGGGTCGTGA
- the rsmA gene encoding 16S rRNA (adenine(1518)-N(6)/adenine(1519)-N(6))-dimethyltransferase RsmA, producing the protein MTSPRALLTAWNIRAKKQLGQNFLNDPNLARAIVEKAGLNSDDVVLEIGPGLGAITVPAAKAAHRVIAVDKDGRIIDLLHTELMAADIHNVEIREADILRVDLAAVHRDAGRPLVVMGNLPYNISSQVVVQLIHARGCVDRAVLMLQKEMAQRICAEPGSRDYGRLSVMLGYCAQTQVLMPVRASLFFPAPKVDSTVIGIRFSDPPAVGADDERLLFRVIKAAFGKRRKTLRNALAQSDLKLDAATCERLLTEAQIDPIRRAETLSVPGFVRLSNTIGNHLRTVEKGL; encoded by the coding sequence GTGACTTCGCCGCGGGCATTGCTTACCGCCTGGAACATCCGGGCCAAAAAGCAGCTGGGCCAGAATTTTCTCAACGACCCCAATCTGGCCCGGGCCATTGTCGAAAAAGCCGGTCTGAACAGCGACGACGTGGTGCTGGAGATCGGACCCGGCCTGGGGGCCATCACCGTCCCGGCGGCCAAAGCCGCCCATCGGGTCATTGCCGTGGACAAGGATGGCCGCATCATCGACCTGCTGCACACCGAGTTGATGGCCGCCGACATCCACAACGTCGAAATCCGGGAGGCGGACATTCTGCGCGTGGACCTCGCCGCCGTCCACCGGGATGCCGGCCGGCCGCTGGTGGTGATGGGCAACCTGCCCTACAATATTTCATCCCAGGTCGTCGTGCAGTTGATCCACGCCAGAGGCTGTGTGGACCGGGCGGTGCTCATGCTCCAGAAAGAGATGGCCCAGCGCATCTGCGCAGAACCCGGATCGAGGGACTATGGCCGCCTGTCCGTAATGCTGGGGTATTGCGCGCAAACGCAGGTTTTGATGCCGGTGCGGGCATCCCTCTTTTTTCCGGCCCCCAAGGTCGACTCCACGGTTATCGGCATTCGTTTCTCCGATCCGCCGGCGGTTGGTGCCGATGACGAGAGGCTCCTGTTCCGGGTGATCAAAGCCGCTTTCGGCAAGCGGAGAAAAACCTTGCGCAACGCGCTGGCGCAAAGCGATTTGAAGCTGGATGCAGCGACTTGCGAACGGCTGCTGACCGAAGCGCAAATCGATCCCATACGACGGGCGGAAACGCTTAGCGTGCCAGGATTCGTCCGCTTGAGCAATACCATCGGCAACCATCTTCGCACAGTGGAAAAGGGCCTTTAA